The sequence GGCGTGCGGCAACTGCAGGGGTAATCAGCATGGCGCTCATGAGAATAACGCCCACCGTCTGCAAACCGATAATGATTGCCAGTACAATCATAAATGACAGCAGAAGATTCAGCTTTTTTGGGGAAAAGCCAAGGCTCTGGGCAAAGTCGCTGTCAAAAGTGAAAAGCTTAAATTCCTTCCAGAACAGCAGCACCAGTGCCAATAATATAATACCGCAAATTACCATTAGAATGATATCCCGCTGTAAAAGCGTAGACGCCTGACCGAAGATAAAGCGTTTCAGTCCAGCCTGATTGGAGTTTGGTATCTTCTGTACGTAAGTGAGCAGCACCAGGCCCAATCCAAAGAATACGGACATCACCAGAGCCAGCGCACTGTCAAATTTTACGCGGGTATGCCTCACAATACTGACAATAAACAGTGTTGCCAGCAAACCGGAAATAAGGGCGCCCATCAGCAGAACCTCTGTATTTTTACTGCCAGACAGAACAAAGGCCATCACCACACCGGGGAGGGCGGAGTGGGATATTCCGTCACCCAGCAGGCTTTGCCTGCGAAGCACTGCAAAGCTGCCGAGTACTCCGCTGATCAGTCCCAAGAGGGCGGAACCCAGAGCTACTGTCTGGAATGTATAGTCGGAAAATAACGAAATAATACTGCTTAACATCACATCACACCCCTTAGAAGCGTACCGGAGCTTTGGTAGGTCTTTTTTAAATTGTCTTCGTGGAATACTTCCTCCACAGGTCCACAGGCAACCACGCGCAAATTAATAAGGGTAACCCAGTCGAAGTAATCGGGTACCGTCTGCAGATCGTGATGGACGACCACCACGGTTTTATTCTGTTCCTTCAGTTCTTTTAACAGTGCTACAATCGCCCGTTCCGTTTGAGCGTCTACCCCCTTAAAGGGTTCATCCATAAAGTAAACTTCAGCTTCCTGTGCCAGGGCGCGGGCCAGGAAAACCCGTTGCTGCTGGCCGCCGGAGAGCTGGCTGATCTGGCGGGAAGCATATTCCTGCATGCCTACTTTTGCCAGCATTTGTTTTGCCAGCTCCACATCCGGTTTACCGGGACGGCGGATCCAGCCCAACTTTCCGTAGCAGCCCATCAGCACCACATCCTGCACTGTGGCTGGGAAATCCCAGTCCACACTGCCGCTTTGAGGTACATAGCCGATGCGGTTTTTTAAGGTACGTATATCATCATTTCCGTCCAGAAACCGGACGGCTCCGGTGACTGGCTTTAAAAGTCCGAGCATAGCTTTGATTAAGGTCGTTTTACCGGCTCCGTTTGGACCGACCACCGCCATCAGTTTTCCCTTTGGGATTTTTAAGTCTATATCCCAAAGGACAGGCTTGGCGTCATAGGCTACGGTTAAATCCTCTACCTCCACTGCATAGTTTTGTTGTCTTTCCATATGATTCCCTCCTGTCACTTTAATGCATCTACAATCGTGTCAACATTTGCTTTAATGGTCAGGATATAAGTGTCGGCTCCGGACTGGGCATCGCCCAGGGAGTCGGAATAAAGCTCTCCGCCGATGGAAACATCAAAGCCCTTCGCTTTTACCGCAGCCTGAAGCGCTTCAATGGTTTTTGGCGGCACGGAAGATTCTACAAAAATCGCCTTAATCTGCCGTTCCACAATAAAATTGGCCAGATCACTTACATCGGCAGTACCTGCTTCCGCATCGGTGCTGATGCCTTGCAGACCCCGTACCTCAAAGCCATAGGCTTTGCCAAAGTACTGAAACGCATCGTGAGCGGTCACCAGCACGCGGTATTTTTCCGGCAGTTCATCAGCGCGGCCGCGAATGTACGTATCCGTCTCATCAAGTTCTTTTAAGTAAGCGTCCAGATTTGCCTCATAGTCTGCCTTTCCATTGGGATCGGCGTCTGTTAATCCTTTTGCAACGGTTTTAGCTGCATCCTTCCATAGGGAAACGTCGAACCAGATATGAGGATCGTGGATGGAGTTGTCATCCTCCCATGCCAGAAGCCTGGATTCGTCTAAGCCCTTTTCAATGCAGATGACTGCTGATCCCTGGTTTGACAGGTTCTCAAATATTTCCCCCATTTTTCCTTCCAGATGCAGGCCGTTATACACTACCACATCCGCTTTCTGCATCAGAGAAACATCTCCGGCACTGGCCTGATACAAATGCGGGTCAATACCTGGCCCCATCAGGCCGTTTACCGTAACCCGTTCCCCGCCGATGGATGAAACCAGATCAGCCAGCATGGTGGTGGTAGCGACTATATTTAATTTATCTTTTGATGAGTCTTCGTTTACCGCCGGAGCAGAACAGCCCGTAAGCAGTAAGGTGAAACTCAGGATCGTACCAAGAATGCCTTTCGTTTTTTGATTCATGAGAAACCTCCTTAAAATATATTTGGTGTTATCCCCCCTATGTCTCGTCTACATAGATTTGACAGGCGGCCTTATAACTGATTTGAACACGTTTTCCTTCCAGGTCGAGGGTCAGCGGCCCTTCGTATGCGGCAGCTTCTATAATGCGGACAGAGCATCCAATGGTGATTCCGCTTTCCTGCAGATAGTCTAAAAGTTCCTTTTCTTCCTTTACACGCCGGATATGGGAGGTCGCACCCATAGGAAGCAGGTTTAAGGTCAGCAGCGGAGCGTGGTCGATTTGGCCGTCGGGATGGGGAATTGCACTGCCGTGGGGGCAATAGGCCGGGTAATTCAGAAATTTATCCAGCCGTGCGGTCAGCCGTGACGGGGTGATATGTTCCAGCAGTTCTGCGTCTTCATGTGCCTCACTCCACGAGTAGCCAAGATGGCGCATCAGGAAAACCTCCCAGAGCCGATGGCCCCGCACCAGCGAAATGGCAACCTGAATTCCCTCAGGCGTCAGGCATGAACCTTTGTAGGGCTCATAATGAGTCAGCCCCTCCCGTTTCAGCTTTCCAAGCATTTCTGTCACAGAAGCAGGAGCGATCTGCAAAGTTTCCGCAATCTGTTTATTGCTTACCAGCCCTTCCATACCGCCGAGCTTATAAATAGCTTTTAAATAATCTTCTTTGTTTGGTGTCATTTTATCTTCCTCCGTTTTAGAGATATAAACCCCGCCATCTGCGTGGGTAAAGAAATTGTTTGAAGAGTAAAAGTTCTTTATACCGCTAATAATTTCACAATTCCCCCAATCAGCAGGATAAGGGCGGTTACTATTAAAGTAGGTATCTTGCTGCGAAAAAGCTGTTTTGTATAAGTATCCATAATTTTCCTCCTGTTGTGTCGTTGTATTTAAATGTTTAGGCATACCTAAACTTTATTATATTATATGCCTAAATATGTAGAAATGCAAGTGGTTTACATATAAAATCAATCATTTCATTATTCAGTTCTGTTAGGGGAGGGAAATAACGTTTCCCTTGGCTAATTTATGGGACCTAAGTAGAAAGTGTTACGAATACACTATATAAAGTAAAAAAAACAGAGGATGAATGACAATGAGCCAACTTCCGCCTCAGGAATTCCGTACCGTCCGGGGATATGAACTGAAAAAACAAAATGAGAGCAGACTTACGCCTGCTCTTGAGGATTATCTTGAAATGGCGTACCGATTGTGTCTGGAAGAGAGCTGCACTCGCATAAACAGACTTTCAGGGCAGCTGCACGTTCGTCCGTCGTCTGCGTCAAAGATGGTATCCAAGCTTGTCCAGCTTGGATATTTGAGATACGATGGCTTTGAAAATATCCTGCTGACTGATGAGGGAAGAATAACCGGAGAATATCTGCTGGAACGTCATAATACTTTGGAGCGTTTTTTTACCATGCTTAAAAGCCCGCGTCCATTGGAAGAAGCAGAATTGGTTGAACATATGCTGGGAGATTTGACTGTATTGGAAATAAAGATGCTGATGGAGTTTTTTATTCAAAATCCGGATGTTAAAATACAGTTTGAGAGTTTTAGGGATATGGTTATTTCTAAAGATTAAATGGTCTTCAGTAATTAAAGGATTGCAGTAAACGCTTGTTAGGTCATGAATTAATCAATGCCTGATCAAGTATTCAAACGTTATTTCATTCCCGTTTCCCGGGCGTAAGGATTTACGTGTGGCCGTCATTCTTTACAAGTAGCCTTTTATAAGTTGCATCCACGCCGATCGCCCCAATCGGAGCAGTGATCAGGATCGCTAAAACCGCAACTGTCAAAATCGTATTGCCGGCTGCAACGCCTGCCGCCGAAGGAAGTCCGCCGATTGCCGCCTGTACAGTTGCTTTCGGCAAATATGCGATGGCACAAAACAGGCGTTCCTTTGCGTTTATTGGGGTTTTGGCAAGGCAGAAAAATACGCCGCATATCCGGATCAACAGGGCGATAAAGATAAGAGCGACAGCCGCAAATCCAGCCTTTGCTGCGTAGCTGATATCCACCGTCGCGCCCACCAATATGAACAGCATCAATTCCGCAGCCACCCAGATTTTTGAGAACTTGCCCGACAGGCGCTTTGCTAAAATATCGTACTGCTTTAAGATAGTACCGCCTAAAGCCATGACAGCCAGTAAGCCCGACATGGGCACATACGCTTTAATGGCTGTTTCAAGAGAAACCAGCAGGAATGCAGTGCTTAATAGAATCAAAATTTTGACCGTATCCCGTATGTGGATTTTTTGAAACAGCTTCACCAAAACCAGGCCCAGTAAAACACCAACCAGTAAGCCTGTTATAATGGCGATTGGTATTTTTATAAGGCTTATAGCATCAAAGCTGCTTCCCTCGTACATGCCCATAAATGATGTAAAAAGGACAATGACATAAATGTCGTCAACGGACGCTCCGGCCATGATAAGCTGGGGGATGCTCTTTTCCCGGCCGTAGCCATGCTCCATCAGCTTTAACATTTTAGGCACAATCACTGCCGGAGAGACTGCACCGAGCACTGTTCCCATAATAGCTGCTTCCAAATGAGAAATCGGAAAGAACATTGGTGCAAAAATAGTAGTGGCGGCTATTTCAAAACTTGCCGGAATGAAGCACATAAGGATTGCCGGGCGGCCAACCTTTTTTAAATCCTTAATATCCAGCGCGAGCCCTGCCCTTGTAAGGATCACGATCAGGGCAATTTGTCTCAAATCAGCAGAAATATTCAACAGCTCCGGCGCGATCAAATTCAGTGCATACGGCCCTAACACAATACCAGTGAGCAGCATACCCACAAGGCCGGGGAGTTTTAGTTTCTGCATGGTTCCGCTCAATACCATGCCGCAAAGAACCATCATTGCAAGACTGAAAAGCATACTTATCCTCCTTTGTGCAGAAATGTAAAAAAGCCGACACTTCTGCAATGAAATAATTGCAGAAGTCATCAGCTTAATAAGCGGTTCGGCTAAAATCAGCACAGGGAGAACTTCATTCCCTTTGGCCATTATAGCAAAGATGTTTGAAAATTTCAAGGAATAACTCATAAGATCTTCTTATAATCCTCTTCATTATATCTTATGGCGATACAACGTGTCATATCAAAAAATCATATAAAAAAACGTATCAAGCCAATCACACATCCCTTTTTAAAAACTGTTCATCATACATCTTCTGCGCTTGGTCCAATGCAATAGTGGGAGATTGAACATTGCTGTAAGCATTTTTCACCGCCATACCGATAATGCTCAAAAAACGGCGTTCATCAAATGGAAAACCGGACAACTCAGGCACCCGCCGCCCTTTGGCCATTACAAAACAGTCCTTTGCATAATTTAGCCATGGATAAGAATTGACGATTTCATAATTTTCATAGGATTTCTTACAGGGGGAAACGCTTCCCAGCAGTGTTTCAGCGGAGGCGATTGTTTCACTGCATATCCAGCGGATAAAGGATAATGCTTCATTGGCCCGGCGGCTGTATTTTGAAACGCCGAGAGTTCCGCCGCCGATGACTGGGTTGCCGCCGGGAACCAGAGCATATCCGATATTTCCCACAACCTTGGAAGTTGAACTGAGCAGGTCAGAAGCATAGTTGCTGTACAGCAGGGTCATAGCAATGTTTCCGCTGGCAAAAGAGGTGGCGGTATTGGTCCACCAGGAATTATACTTTGGGCTGGAATAATTGCGGATATCCACAAGCTGTTCCAATGCCCGGACCGCGGCCGGAGAATTCAGGGCCACATTGTAGTGTTCGTCATACAGATTGTCCTGATAACTGAAAAAACGGGCCAAAAATTCAGAGCCTGCTACTCCGGTGGAACCAAGAGTGAGAGTGGCCCCATAATCCACAGGAGATGTTGGGTTCAGAGATTTTGTAAAGAATGCGGCAATCCGGTTGAACTTATCAAAAGTATCTGGAGGGAGCAGCTCTTCCCGGTGTTTTTCAAAGTACATGCGGCGGTAAATAGGGTCATTGAATAAATCTTTTCTGTAAAACAGAAGCTGCATACTTGGAGAAGTGGGCAATGCGTATACATGTCCGTTGATCATTGAAAACGGCTCAATGGTACCATCTATAAATTCATTGAGACATTGAGAGACCGACGGATCGATTCCATCCAGTGGCTGTAATATTTTTTCTGCAAACCAGGATAACCAGGTCACATCCAGACGCAGGATGTCGAATACGGAGTCCTTTGTCATATTTGTAAAGGCTTCATAGATTTCATCGTAGGAATAAATGGTGATGTTAACGGGTATCCCGGTTTTTTGAGTATACAGGCGGGAAAGGCTGCGAAGAGTGTAAGCGCTGGGGGTGTCAAGGGTCAGGATGTTTAACGGGGATTTGTTATCGCTGTAGATGATATTCGAAAACCAATCACGGAAACCTGAATTTTCAAGAATTCTTTTCTCCGGATATTTGCCTGAGGGATCATTTTCAATCAGGGTTTCGGCAGCGATCTTTCCCAACTGGCGGTAATTCAGTTCGTATTTATCAAAGTCGTTTTCGGGCATGGTAAATACAGGAGAAACGGTGTATATATTTAAGCTGAGCTCTGGGTAAAAGGTATTATGTATATCTTTTACAGATTCAGCAAAACCGTAATTGGATATAAAAATGGCCTGGGGCGTGGAATCATGGAAGATCTGCATAATGTTCTGCAGTTTCCTGTATGAGTCCGTCTGTATGTGGTGCACGGAACAGGAGGAGCTCTTCATCGTGTCCATAAAGCCGTCATAAAATGCCAGCTCATTGGACAGCCGAAGGCTACCGGTCAAAATACAGATATTTGTATATTTCTTTTCCAAAGCCTTCCTGGCTAATTCTTTTCCTGCCTGTCCATAGTTGAATCCAATATATTTACAGGATATATCAGGATCCCGTTCAATGAAAATGATATTTTCCCGGATCTTTTTCTTTCCCTCTAAGTATGGAATAGAGTCTGACTTGGAGGTAAAGGAAGTAAATGATGCAATTCCTGCGGGCATAAGGGAACGTATGTCCTGTAAGGCATTGATCTCAGCCTCCGGCTGATCGTCATTGGTGAGATACTGACATACGGAATAACTATGATTTTCGGCATAAGCCTTAAAACTCATAAAAAAATCGATGTATTGTTTGGAACGCAGGTTTGGAAGAATGACGGCTAATAAATCGGAGCGCCCCTTGCGCAGTAATTTAGCTCTTTCATTGGGGATATATCCAAGAGAGGCAGCGGCATCCATTACCTGTTTTATCTTTTCGCTGCTGACGTTGCCTTTTTCATTTAGAACATTTGAAACAGTTCCCTGGGCAACACCGGCGGCCCTGGCAATATCTTTAATAGTAACCATAAAATACCTCCATAATTTACCAGAAACAAATGATTATTTATAGTATAACATATAAAATAAAAAATGAAACCTCTTTTTAAATGTGAAAAACAAACATTAAAATGCAAATATTTGTAAATATATTGTATGAAATATATAAAAATATTATTGACACGTTTCAATCGCTGTGATAAACTACCCATGTAAACATCGATTGTTGAATTTAAGGAGGGGTTGTTTTGAAAAAAATGAAACATTTATCTGCGATCACATTGGCAATGGTCATGGCTGCAGCAGGTGTATTGACTGGGTGCGGCGGCAATTCAACAGGTGCAGCAAAGGCAGAGCAAACGGAAACAAACGCCGAGTCAGCCTCAGCGGATACAGATTCTGCAAAGGCAGAGCCTCAGGAAAATGCGGGGGATGCATTGCGCCTGACGTTTTACTATCCGGTCAACGTAGGCGGATCAGCTGCACAGCTTATTGAAAAAATCTGCACGGACTTTAACTCGGAGAATCCTGATATTGTTGTTGAACCGGTTTATACAGGAAACTATGACGACACTGTTACAAAAATCCAGACGGCCGTACAGGGAGGAACCCCGCCGGATGTGTTTGTAAGTCTGGCGACCCAGAGATTTACCATGTCATCTACAGGTATGGCTATGCCGCTGGATGATTTTATTGCAGCTGACGGAGAAGAAGGAAAAGCATTCATCTCAGACTTTCTTCCTGGATTTATGGAAGATTCTTATGTAGATGGAAAGATTTATTCAATTCCTTTCCAAAGAAGTACGGAGATCCTCTATTATAACAAAGACCTGTTCAAGGAAGCCGGACTTGATCCGGAGAAGCCGCCCAGAACCTGGGAGGAGCTGGCGGATTATGCGGTGAAGCTGACAAACAGCGACCATTATGGTGTTGGCATCGCTTTGAATTCCGGCTCTGCTCAGTGGACGTTCACAGGATTTGCGTTACAGAACAGCAAAGACGGTAAAAACCTCATGAGTGAAGATGGAAAGACCGTTTACTTTAATACCCCTGAAAATGTAGAAGCCCTTCAGTTCTGGCTGGACCTCCAGAATAAATACAAATGCATGGCAGAAGGGATCGTACAATGGACCGACCTGCCCACACAGTTCCTGGCAGGGGAAGTAGCTATGATCTATCATACCACCGGAAATATGACCAATATCAACAGTAACGCCAAGTTTGAGTTTGGTACGGCATTTATGCCGGGACATGCACGGGATGCGGCTCCCACAGGCGGCGGTAACTTCTATATCTCAAACGGAATCGCGAAGGAGCGTGCGGATGCAGCTTGGAAATTCATTAAATTTGCTACTTCTACGGAAAGAGCAGCCCAGTGGAGCCTGGATACTGGTTACGTAGCGACCAGACAGTCTTGCTATGATACGGATCTGATTAAAGATTATTATGCAAAGGTTCCTCAGGCTTCCATCGCTTATGAGCAGCTTCCCTTTGCAAAACCGGAGCTGACGACTTATAATGCGGCTGAAATATGGAGGATTTTAAACGATAACATCCAGGCGGCAGTAGTGGGAGATATGACAGCACAGGAAGCGCTGGACCAGGCCCAGGAGGAAGCAGAGGAAGTTTTAGCAGATTTTCAATAGTATAGGAAACCGAAAGGGGATTGCAGCTTGCAAACCCCTTTCTTTAAAGAAGGGTGACGGATCGATGAATGGTGATTTAAAAAAGAAGAAGGAATTGAAACATAATTTCACGGCATGGATGCTTGTTGCCCCGGCACTGGCGTTCATGCTGGTATTTACAGCGTACCCTGTATTCAGGAGTCTGTATCTAAGCCTTATGAAATATAAAATGGGAATGGGGGCGCCAGAGCTTATTGGGCTGGAAAACTATGCAAAACTGTTTTCATCAAAGCTGTTTTGGAAGGTAATGGGAAATACAGTCTTTTTTGCACTGATTACCGTACTGCCCAGCATGGCTGTGGGATTGGGCCTTGCCGTTCTGGTAAATAGAAGGAGCCGGACCATCGGTTTTGTAAGAACGGCTTTCTTCTATCCGGTTGTAATGCCTATGATAGCCATAGCCAGTGTCTGGATGTTCATCTATATGGCGAAAAACGGATTGTTTGACCAGATGCTCATTAGCATGGGCTTTCGTCCATTGAACGTCCTGTCAAAGAAAAGTACGGTGCTGCCTGCCATGGCGGTCATGTACGTATGGAAGGAGGCAGGATATTTGATGGTATTTTTCCTGTCGGGGATCCAGAGCATATCAACGGAGGTCATGGAGGCTGCAAAGATCGATGGGGCCGGAAACTTAAAAATCTTTAGAAAGATTACCCTGCCATTGCTGGCCCCTACATTCCTTTTTGTATCGACCATTGCCTTTACGAATAGTTTTAAGCTTGTGGATCATGTTGTGATCATGACAGAGGGGGCTCCTAACAATGCCAGCACCCTCCTTCTTTACTACATTTACCAGCAGGGCTTTACGAATTTTAATTATGGTGTGTCCTCCGCACTGACGGTTATCATGCTTTTCTTGCTGTTAATTGTGTCACTGCCGAGATTTATAAGCCAGGACAAGAAGATCCATTATAATTAGAGGGGAGAAGGTTATGAAGAACTTAAAGAAACTATTAATATCCATTTGTTCCGTACTGCTGGCAACCGCGTGGCTGGCTCCCCTGTTTTGGCTTGTTTGTACAGCTTTAACGGAGCCTACGTTTAAAATGGCGTTCTTTCCCAATTCTAAGTTTACTTTGGGCAATATCGTGTATGTGTGGAATGCCATACCCTTTGGAAGATATTATTTAAATACCCTCTTCCTTGTTGCGGTAACATTTTGTATTCAGTTTGTTACATCTACCTTGGCTGGATATGCCCTTGGTGTCATGGAGTTTAAGGGACAGTATCTGGTGATGGCAGTGATTTTTATGCAGATTATTATACCTAATGATGTACTGATTACGCCTAACTTTATGACCTTATCGGAGATGGGGCTTACAGATACAAAGCTTGGCATCATGCTGCCGTTTTATGGAAGTGCCCTGGCAATCTTCCTTTTAAGGCAGCACTTTAAGACCATACCCAGGGCCTTAGCGGAAGCGGCAAGAATTGACGGCGCAAATATATGGCAAACCATCTGGCAGGTATATATGCCATGTGCAAAACCGGCATATATGTCATTTGCAGTCATTTCGGTCAGCTATCACTGGAACAACTATCTGTGGCCGTTAATTGTAACAAATTCCCCTGCAAACCGCACCCTGACGGTGGGTCTTGCTATTTTTGCAAAATCCAAGGAAGCAAATATGCAGTGGGCGAATGTCTGCGCAGCCACGTTAATTATCATACTGCCGTTATTAATAGCCTTTTTCATCCTGCAAAGACAGTTTATGAGCAGCTTTGTCAGTGCAGGCATCAAGGAGTAGGGGGAGAAGACGATGGAATTACATTTTTTAGGCTGTGGATCGGCATTTTATCCTCAGTATAAAAATACCAGTGCATATTTTGAATTGAACAATGACCTCTATTTGATCGATTGCGGAGAAACTGTATTTGAAGCATTGCTCTCATTGGTTGATCTTGAACAATACAGGGAAATTTACGTTGTGATCACACATCTGCACGCGGATCATGTGGGAAGCCTGGCCTCTTTGATTTCTTATACTTATTGCATGTTGGATAAGAAGCAGGTTACCGTTATTCATCCCAAGCCTACGATTGCCCAGTTATTAAGCCTTATGGGGATCGGAAGGGAGTTTTACCGTTATAAAGAGGCTTATAACGGCAGCAGTGTAGAATTTGAAGCGATCCAGGTTCAGCATGTGGATAATATGGAGTGTTTTGGCTATGTCATAAAAGTAAATGGAGAAACGATTTATTACAGCGGAGATTCCTCTCATCTGCCTCAAAGAATACTGGAGGATTTTAAAAAGGGGGAAATCAAGACCATTTATCATGACACAAGCACCCATGATTCTGACTATGCAACCCACTGTTATTATGGTAAACTGGAGGCATGGATTCCCCATGAGATGAGAAGGAGGGTATTTTGCATGCATTTGGATTCTGATTGTAAAGATTTGTTGGAAGGAAAAGGGTTTTCCGTAGTAAACGTGGATGGTGATTCGTATGCTGAATCTAGGTGATTTTCAGGAACTGAACGAAATTACAATTACAGTACGTATATGCCTGGCTCTGATTATAGGCGGCATTCTGGGAATGGAAAGAGAAGTCAGGAAGCAGCCGGCAGGATTCCGGACGTATATGCTGGTATGTATGGGATCGGCAGCAGTGATGATGACCAACCAGTATATTTCGCAAACCTTTGGCGGCTCAGACCCCTCAAGGCTTGGCGCGCAGGTGGTCAGCGGGATCGGCTTTTTAGGGGCAGGTACCATCATAGTGACCAGAAATAATCAGGTAAGGGGTTTAACCACTGCCGCCGGATTGTGGGCGGCTGCCTGTGCAGGGCTGGCTGTTGGCATCGGGTTCTACAAGGGGGCAATACTTGTGGGATTGGCTATCAGTCTGATTATGACGGTTTTCCAAAAGGTTGACAGCCGGCTTATGGCAACTTCAAGAATCTTTAATTTGTATATGAACTTCAATGCTGCGGCAAATTTGAATCTGTTTCTGGAAAGCTGCAAAGAAAGGAATATACAAATTATTGATATCCAGGCATTTAAAGCAAAGGGCAAGGGAGAAGACGGTATCATTGTCATGATCACATTGAAAACTGCAAAAAGAGAGCCCCGGGGGAACGTATTGCAGTTTTTAGGTATGGCAGAGGGGCTTAAGTATATGGAGGAATTGTAGTTTGATGGACAAAGAATTACATATTGACAGGAAAGAAATCGAAGAGCTTGTACTTGATACCAGATGCTTTTTTAATGACCAGCGGCTGGCAGCAGATGTCCGGTCTAAGGGTCCGGCGGATTACGTCACTCAGGTAGATATCCAGGTTCAAAAGTGGCTGAAAGAAAAACTGGAGGAGAAATATCCTCTGATCCAATTCATGGGAGAAGAGAAGAACAATTCGGACCTGGATTTTAACAGGCCGATGTGGATTGTGGATCCGGTGGATGGAACCACCAACTTACTTCATGATTACAAACAAAGTGCCGTAAGCATAGGCTTATGGGATGGAAAAAGAATAGGGTTAGGAGCTGTATACCTGCCATTCTTAAATGAATTTTTCTGGGCGGTAGAGGGAGAAGGCGCTTTTTTAAACGGCAGCAGAATCCGTGTCAGCAATAATAAAACCCTGGAAGAATCGTTGATCGCCATAGGCACAAGCCCTTATTATAAGGAAAATGCGGAAAGAATCTTTGATATGAGCAGAAGGATTTTTATAAAATGCCAGGATATCCGCCGAGGCGGCTCCGC is a genomic window of Lacrimispora sphenoides containing:
- a CDS encoding metal-dependent transcriptional regulator, giving the protein MTPNKEDYLKAIYKLGGMEGLVSNKQIAETLQIAPASVTEMLGKLKREGLTHYEPYKGSCLTPEGIQVAISLVRGHRLWEVFLMRHLGYSWSEAHEDAELLEHITPSRLTARLDKFLNYPAYCPHGSAIPHPDGQIDHAPLLTLNLLPMGATSHIRRVKEEKELLDYLQESGITIGCSVRIIEAAAYEGPLTLDLEGKRVQISYKAACQIYVDET
- a CDS encoding extracellular solute-binding protein, translated to MVTIKDIARAAGVAQGTVSNVLNEKGNVSSEKIKQVMDAAASLGYIPNERAKLLRKGRSDLLAVILPNLRSKQYIDFFMSFKAYAENHSYSVCQYLTNDDQPEAEINALQDIRSLMPAGIASFTSFTSKSDSIPYLEGKKKIRENIIFIERDPDISCKYIGFNYGQAGKELARKALEKKYTNICILTGSLRLSNELAFYDGFMDTMKSSSCSVHHIQTDSYRKLQNIMQIFHDSTPQAIFISNYGFAESVKDIHNTFYPELSLNIYTVSPVFTMPENDFDKYELNYRQLGKIAAETLIENDPSGKYPEKRILENSGFRDWFSNIIYSDNKSPLNILTLDTPSAYTLRSLSRLYTQKTGIPVNITIYSYDEIYEAFTNMTKDSVFDILRLDVTWLSWFAEKILQPLDGIDPSVSQCLNEFIDGTIEPFSMINGHVYALPTSPSMQLLFYRKDLFNDPIYRRMYFEKHREELLPPDTFDKFNRIAAFFTKSLNPTSPVDYGATLTLGSTGVAGSEFLARFFSYQDNLYDEHYNVALNSPAAVRALEQLVDIRNYSSPKYNSWWTNTATSFASGNIAMTLLYSNYASDLLSSTSKVVGNIGYALVPGGNPVIGGGTLGVSKYSRRANEALSFIRWICSETIASAETLLGSVSPCKKSYENYEIVNSYPWLNYAKDCFVMAKGRRVPELSGFPFDERRFLSIIGMAVKNAYSNVQSPTIALDQAQKMYDEQFLKRDV
- a CDS encoding metal-dependent transcriptional regulator → MSQLPPQEFRTVRGYELKKQNESRLTPALEDYLEMAYRLCLEESCTRINRLSGQLHVRPSSASKMVSKLVQLGYLRYDGFENILLTDEGRITGEYLLERHNTLERFFTMLKSPRPLEEAELVEHMLGDLTVLEIKMLMEFFIQNPDVKIQFESFRDMVISKD
- a CDS encoding cation:proton antiporter, whose protein sequence is MLFSLAMMVLCGMVLSGTMQKLKLPGLVGMLLTGIVLGPYALNLIAPELLNISADLRQIALIVILTRAGLALDIKDLKKVGRPAILMCFIPASFEIAATTIFAPMFFPISHLEAAIMGTVLGAVSPAVIVPKMLKLMEHGYGREKSIPQLIMAGASVDDIYVIVLFTSFMGMYEGSSFDAISLIKIPIAIITGLLVGVLLGLVLVKLFQKIHIRDTVKILILLSTAFLLVSLETAIKAYVPMSGLLAVMALGGTILKQYDILAKRLSGKFSKIWVAAELMLFILVGATVDISYAAKAGFAAVALIFIALLIRICGVFFCLAKTPINAKERLFCAIAYLPKATVQAAIGGLPSAAGVAAGNTILTVAVLAILITAPIGAIGVDATYKRLLVKNDGHT
- a CDS encoding metal ABC transporter permease, translating into MLSSIISLFSDYTFQTVALGSALLGLISGVLGSFAVLRRQSLLGDGISHSALPGVVMAFVLSGSKNTEVLLMGALISGLLATLFIVSIVRHTRVKFDSALALVMSVFFGLGLVLLTYVQKIPNSNQAGLKRFIFGQASTLLQRDIILMVICGIILLALVLLFWKEFKLFTFDSDFAQSLGFSPKKLNLLLSFMIVLAIIIGLQTVGVILMSAMLITPAVAARQWTNKLWVMVTLSALFGAASGIAGTAASSLVPKLPTGPAIVVCVSAIVIISVLFAPGRGVLHRVYQRRKNKVLYKLEGGVPDGTTN
- a CDS encoding metal ABC transporter ATP-binding protein gives rise to the protein MERQQNYAVEVEDLTVAYDAKPVLWDIDLKIPKGKLMAVVGPNGAGKTTLIKAMLGLLKPVTGAVRFLDGNDDIRTLKNRIGYVPQSGSVDWDFPATVQDVVLMGCYGKLGWIRRPGKPDVELAKQMLAKVGMQEYASRQISQLSGGQQQRVFLARALAQEAEVYFMDEPFKGVDAQTERAIVALLKELKEQNKTVVVVHHDLQTVPDYFDWVTLINLRVVACGPVEEVFHEDNLKKTYQSSGTLLRGVM
- a CDS encoding metal ABC transporter solute-binding protein, Zn/Mn family, encoding MNQKTKGILGTILSFTLLLTGCSAPAVNEDSSKDKLNIVATTTMLADLVSSIGGERVTVNGLMGPGIDPHLYQASAGDVSLMQKADVVVYNGLHLEGKMGEIFENLSNQGSAVICIEKGLDESRLLAWEDDNSIHDPHIWFDVSLWKDAAKTVAKGLTDADPNGKADYEANLDAYLKELDETDTYIRGRADELPEKYRVLVTAHDAFQYFGKAYGFEVRGLQGISTDAEAGTADVSDLANFIVERQIKAIFVESSVPPKTIEALQAAVKAKGFDVSIGGELYSDSLGDAQSGADTYILTIKANVDTIVDALK